Proteins found in one Triticum aestivum cultivar Chinese Spring chromosome 4D, IWGSC CS RefSeq v2.1, whole genome shotgun sequence genomic segment:
- the LOC123095672 gene encoding ankyrin repeat domain-containing protein 17, producing MGKGKSRRGAGGGRAPAASASDVQRAAAALTLAEAAARHGFEVTDVGSTPLSFAVAHGEMTAAWYFLDKGANPNTKSSSTGTTPLHEAVATGCDEIAQLLLSKGANVEAPSPHGTPLVAAAAHGKFNAMKILLEHHADPNKVSWDFGTPLTTALYATPDRMNESTCLECVKLLVKAGADVNCTIPETPLAIATNNGLTTCFKYLLEVGANINVPANQVKKSDSDSKAPLKSSGAKAVRGKNYVAASKLCSEGKSSDKDRKARLKSQGAKAVEGKDYATASKFYTEAIKLDPADAVLYSNRSLCHLKCGEAHDALMDANACISLDPKWHKGYYRKGAALMSLLEYKEASDAFSAGMKLAPNSKEMQEAHREAVEAMRKEQSEPSLYALD from the exons ATGGGGAAGGGGAAGAGCCGccgcggcgccggaggagggcgcgcGCCGGCGGCGAGCGCGAGCGACGTCCAGCGAGCCGCCGCGGCGCTCACCCTCGCCGAAGCCGCCGCCCGCCACGGGTTCGAGGTCACCGACGTCG GTTCGACACCCTTGTCTTTCGCGGTGGCACATGGGGAAATGACTGCTGCGTGGTATTTTCTTGACAAAGGTGCTAATCCCAACACAAAAAGTTCCTCCACCGGCACGACTCCTCTGCATGAAGCAGTAGCAACAg GCTGTGATGAAATTGCACAACTGCTGCTATCGAAAGGAGCTAATGTTGAGGCACCTTCTCCTCATGGGACACCTCTAGTTGCCGCTGCAGCCCATGGGAAGTTCAATGCTATGAAGATTTTGCTGGAGCACCATGCAGAT CCGAACAAAGTCTCATGGGACTTTGGTACACCCCTGACCACAGCACTCTATGCTACTCCTGACAGAATGAATGAGTCCACCTGCTTAGAGTGCGTGAAACTTCTTGTCAAG GCTGGCGCGGATGTCAATTGTACAATTCCTGAAACTCCATTGGCAATAGCAACTAACAATGGCTTAACCACATGCTTTAAATACTTGTTGGAGGTTGGCGCCAATATCAATGTTCCAGCTAACCAG GTTAAGAAAAGTGACAGTGATAGCAAAGCTCCACTGAAATCAAGCGGTGCAAAAGCTGTTAGGGGGAAGAACTATGTTGCCGCATCAAAATTGTGTTCTGAG GGCAAGTCAAGTGACAAAGATAGGAAGGCTCGGCTGAAATCACAAGGTGCAAAAGCAGTTGAGGGCAAGGACTATGCCACCGCATCAAAATTCTATACAGAG GCAATCAAGCTGGATCCCGCTGACGCGGTGTTGTATTCGAACAGGAGCCTTTGCCATCTGAAGTGTGGTGAAGCACATGATGCTTTGATGGATGCCAATGCTTGCATAAGTCTGGACCCTAAGTGGCATAAAGGTTACTACCGTAAAGGAGCCGCCCTTATGTCTCTTCTG GAGTACAAAGAGGCCTCTGATGCGTTCTCGGCTGGAATGAAACTGGCGCCTAACAGCAAGGAGATGCAGGAGGCGCATAG GGAGGCGGTTGAGGCAATGAGGAAGGAACAGTCTGAGCCGAGTCTCTACGCACTGGATTAG